The Alkalibacter saccharofermentans DSM 14828 genome includes a window with the following:
- the nrdG gene encoding anaerobic ribonucleoside-triphosphate reductase activating protein gives MIRTAGIVEESFVDGPGIRFVVFAQGCSHNCTGCHNPHTHDFNGGSFISIDEIISRMRKNPLLDGITLSGGEPFEQADKMGLLAARTKDMGYDVMAYSGYRYEEILEKSERDKGWKSLILNTDILVDGKFELENKDLMLKFRGSKNQRIIDVKESMKIGKTIILD, from the coding sequence ATGATTAGGACAGCGGGAATAGTAGAAGAGTCTTTTGTTGACGGTCCGGGAATAAGGTTCGTTGTGTTTGCTCAAGGCTGCAGTCATAACTGCACCGGGTGTCATAATCCTCACACTCATGATTTTAATGGAGGAAGTTTCATATCGATTGATGAGATCATAAGTCGCATGAGAAAAAACCCGCTGCTTGACGGTATAACTTTAAGCGGAGGGGAACCCTTTGAGCAGGCAGACAAGATGGGGCTGCTTGCTGCAAGAACGAAGGATATGGGTTACGATGTGATGGCTTATTCAGGTTATCGATATGAAGAGATACTTGAAAAATCCGAAAGAGACAAAGGGTGGAAAAGCCTTATTCTAAACACTGATATTCTTGTAGACGGGAAATTTGAACTGGAAAACAAAGATCTTATGCTGAAATTCAGGGGATCGAAAAACCAAAGAATAATAGATGTTAAAGAGTCGATGAAAATCGGCAAGACGATAATATTAGATTAA
- a CDS encoding anaerobic ribonucleoside triphosphate reductase, with the protein MITKIKKRDGREVPFNIGKIADAIYKAASAVEGNNYDMAMELAEKVAIYVQTDLNTKIPTVEQIQDSVEKVLIEEGHAKTAKKYILYRADRTKVREMNTRLMKVYEDLTFKDAKDNDLKRENANIDGDTAMGTMLKYGSEGAKQFYEMFVLNKDHAEAHNKGEIHIHDMDFLTLTTTCCQIDLDRLFKNGFSTGHGFLREPNSIHSYSALACIAIQSNQNDQHGGQSIPNFDYAMAAGVKKTYEKCYFVNLSKAMSLLLDIEDSMDVAIKIKEKLKKEKNLSPTLEDNGEYLGEELKELEKIAPDKALAKKIQRFAGKNAIIETEKNTYQAMEAFVHNLNTMHSRAGAQIPFSSINYGLDTTPEGRMVVKNLLLATESGLGNGETPIFPIQIYKVKEGINYNKEDKNYDLFKLSCKVSAKRLFPNFSFIDAPFNLKYYREGRPETEIAYMGCRTRVIGNTFDPDREITYGRGNLSFTTVNLPAIAIESKGDKQEFFKLLDEKIDLVIAQLRERYEIQAQKKVKNFPFLMGQGIWIDSDKLGPEDEIREIIKHGTLSTGFIGLAECLKALAGNHHGESDIARKLGIEIISHMRNRMDEASNREKLNYTLIASPAEGTAGRFVRMDKKRYGIIPGVTDREYYTNGFHVPVYHKISAFEKISIEGPYHELTNAGHITYVEIDGDPSNNLEAFEKIVRAMKESGVGYGSINHPVDRDSVCGYTGMIGEVCPSCGRKEDHIPFERIRRITGYLVGTLDRFNDAKKAEVHDRIKHGAS; encoded by the coding sequence ATGATAACAAAAATCAAAAAAAGAGACGGCAGGGAGGTTCCCTTCAACATAGGCAAGATTGCAGATGCCATATATAAGGCTGCAAGCGCAGTTGAAGGAAACAACTACGATATGGCCATGGAATTAGCTGAAAAAGTGGCGATTTATGTCCAAACTGACCTAAATACTAAAATACCCACAGTGGAACAGATACAAGACAGCGTGGAAAAAGTCCTCATTGAAGAAGGTCACGCCAAAACGGCGAAGAAATATATTTTATACAGAGCTGACAGAACAAAGGTCAGGGAGATGAATACAAGGCTTATGAAGGTATATGAGGATCTTACCTTCAAGGATGCAAAGGACAACGATTTAAAGCGTGAAAACGCAAATATAGATGGAGATACAGCAATGGGCACGATGCTGAAATACGGTTCAGAGGGAGCAAAGCAATTTTATGAAATGTTCGTGCTGAACAAGGATCATGCTGAGGCTCACAATAAAGGGGAGATACATATTCACGACATGGATTTTTTGACCCTAACGACCACGTGCTGCCAAATCGACTTGGACAGGCTATTTAAAAACGGATTTAGCACAGGCCACGGATTTTTGCGGGAGCCAAACAGCATACACAGCTACTCAGCCCTCGCATGCATAGCCATACAGTCTAATCAAAATGATCAACATGGAGGACAGAGCATACCTAACTTTGATTATGCAATGGCAGCAGGGGTTAAGAAGACATATGAGAAATGCTACTTCGTAAACCTTTCTAAAGCCATGAGTCTGCTTTTGGATATTGAGGATTCGATGGATGTAGCTATAAAGATAAAAGAAAAGCTAAAGAAAGAAAAAAATCTTTCCCCTACCTTGGAAGACAACGGAGAGTACCTTGGAGAAGAGCTCAAAGAGCTTGAAAAAATAGCGCCGGATAAAGCTTTGGCAAAAAAGATTCAAAGATTTGCAGGCAAGAATGCCATTATAGAGACAGAAAAAAACACATATCAGGCGATGGAGGCTTTTGTTCACAACCTTAACACAATGCACAGCAGAGCTGGTGCTCAGATACCTTTTAGCTCAATCAACTATGGCCTTGATACCACTCCTGAGGGCAGGATGGTCGTAAAGAACCTTCTCCTTGCTACAGAGTCCGGACTTGGAAACGGAGAAACTCCGATTTTTCCGATTCAGATATACAAGGTAAAGGAAGGCATAAACTACAACAAGGAAGATAAGAACTACGATCTATTCAAGCTTTCCTGCAAGGTCAGCGCAAAGAGGCTTTTCCCCAACTTTTCCTTTATAGATGCACCTTTTAACCTGAAGTATTACAGAGAGGGAAGGCCGGAAACTGAAATTGCCTACATGGGCTGCAGGACAAGGGTCATAGGAAACACCTTCGATCCGGATAGGGAGATAACCTACGGCAGAGGAAACCTAAGCTTTACCACTGTAAACCTTCCGGCTATTGCCATAGAATCCAAGGGAGATAAGCAGGAGTTTTTCAAGCTTCTTGACGAAAAAATCGACCTGGTAATCGCACAGCTAAGGGAACGATACGAAATCCAAGCACAAAAGAAGGTTAAGAACTTTCCATTCCTTATGGGACAAGGAATATGGATAGATTCTGACAAGTTGGGCCCCGAAGACGAGATAAGGGAAATCATCAAGCACGGGACACTTTCTACAGGCTTTATAGGACTTGCGGAGTGCTTAAAGGCCCTTGCGGGAAATCACCACGGTGAATCTGATATTGCTAGGAAGCTAGGTATCGAGATAATATCCCACATGAGAAATAGAATGGATGAAGCCAGCAACAGAGAAAAATTAAACTACACTTTAATCGCAAGTCCGGCAGAAGGTACGGCTGGTCGGTTTGTGAGGATGGATAAAAAGCGATACGGAATTATACCGGGAGTTACCGATAGGGAGTACTACACCAACGGCTTCCACGTGCCCGTGTATCATAAGATCAGCGCATTTGAAAAAATATCTATAGAAGGACCGTATCATGAACTGACCAATGCCGGTCATATCACATATGTAGAAATAGACGGCGACCCTTCAAATAACCTTGAAGCCTTTGAGAAAATCGTCAGGGCCATGAAGGAATCAGGAGTGGGGTATGGATCGATAAACCATCCTGTCGACAGAGATTCTGTTTGCGGATATACGGGAATGATAGGTGAGGTTTGTCCGTCCTGTGGCAGGAAGGAAGATCATATACCCTTTGAAAGAATCAGAAGGATAACAGGATATCTCGTAGGAACTCTAGACAGGTTCAACGATGCTAAAAAGGCAGAGGTGCATGACAGAATAAAGCACGGAGCCTCTTAG
- a CDS encoding permease has product MHTAVFYILAGGLLSLSYIKDKGKTKKSLMKAWKALENMLPQLLGIVLLVGVMLAVMNPDTISRLIGRSSGWRGTAIAAVVGAVTLIPGFIAFPTAALLLQGGAGYMQIGAFVSSLMMVGVVTLPMEVKYFGKKSTVARNVFAFIYSFVVAFIIGKVV; this is encoded by the coding sequence ATGCATACAGCGGTATTTTATATTTTGGCAGGGGGACTTCTGTCATTATCTTATATAAAGGATAAGGGAAAAACTAAAAAGAGCCTAATGAAAGCATGGAAAGCACTTGAGAACATGCTGCCCCAACTTTTAGGAATAGTATTGCTGGTTGGCGTGATGCTGGCGGTAATGAATCCGGACACTATCAGCAGACTTATAGGAAGATCTTCCGGATGGAGGGGGACAGCCATAGCAGCAGTGGTAGGCGCTGTAACACTGATACCGGGCTTTATAGCATTTCCTACAGCTGCTCTTCTCTTGCAAGGTGGTGCAGGATACATGCAGATTGGAGCTTTCGTATCGTCTTTGATGATGGTTGGGGTTGTTACGTTGCCGATGGAAGTAAAATATTTTGGCAAAAAATCTACAGTAGCTAGGAATGTCTTTGCCTTTATTTATTCCTTTGTAGTGGCTTTCATCATAGGAAAGGTAGTGTAA
- the ablB gene encoding putative beta-lysine N-acetyltransferase, translating into MGDKVEFLGHSLIQHGKDNDRIYLMKYDYRDETKIIDSLKDLADKYSYSKIFAKVPLNKESIFLTAGYTREAKIPNYKSGEEDYVFLGKYMDHARGLINDSALLDDVLATARSKAKVDPPPLEDGHVIKKLTKEDAPEMAGLYKRVFKTYPFPIHDADYLIKTMEENIHYYGIFQGKKLVALSSSETDPEYKNCEMTDFATLPNYRGKKFALVLLFEMEKSMKALGFKTLYTIARAKSHGMNATFAKAGYAFGGMLINNTNISGDIESMNVWYKII; encoded by the coding sequence ATGGGAGATAAAGTAGAATTTTTAGGCCATAGTCTGATACAACACGGTAAAGACAACGACAGGATTTACCTTATGAAATACGACTACAGGGACGAGACTAAAATTATAGACAGCCTTAAAGATTTGGCGGACAAATACAGCTATTCGAAGATTTTTGCAAAAGTTCCGCTCAATAAAGAAAGCATATTCCTTACTGCAGGATATACTCGTGAAGCCAAGATTCCAAACTACAAAAGCGGCGAGGAAGACTATGTTTTCTTGGGCAAATATATGGACCATGCAAGGGGACTGATTAACGACAGCGCTCTCCTGGATGATGTTCTGGCAACTGCAAGATCAAAAGCGAAAGTCGATCCGCCTCCACTGGAAGATGGACATGTGATTAAGAAATTGACAAAAGAAGATGCCCCTGAAATGGCAGGGCTTTACAAAAGAGTCTTCAAAACATATCCATTTCCTATACACGATGCAGATTATCTAATAAAAACCATGGAAGAAAACATCCATTACTACGGGATATTCCAAGGCAAAAAGCTTGTCGCCTTGTCTTCAAGCGAAACCGACCCGGAATATAAAAACTGCGAAATGACCGACTTTGCCACCTTGCCAAATTATAGGGGCAAGAAATTCGCTCTCGTTCTTCTCTTTGAAATGGAAAAGTCCATGAAAGCCCTCGGCTTTAAGACTCTATACACCATAGCACGGGCCAAGTCCCACGGAATGAATGCAACATTTGCAAAGGCCGGCTATGCTTTCGGCGGGATGCTGATAAACAACACCAACATTTCAGGAGACATCGAAAGCATGAACGTGTGGTACAAAATAATTTAA
- a CDS encoding YggT family protein, translating to MSNMERKRQVNETEAPTDTLRRVVNILLSLAGFILVFRFVFLLFGANPDNGFVSIIYRITEPFVVLFNGIFAESDMGNGVFEPATIIVLVILLIVSWLIQSLFAKRTVRRQ from the coding sequence ATGAGTAACATGGAACGAAAGCGACAAGTGAATGAAACGGAGGCACCGACGGATACCTTGAGGCGGGTTGTCAACATTCTGCTTTCCTTGGCGGGATTCATTCTTGTCTTCCGATTCGTCTTTTTACTGTTCGGAGCAAATCCGGACAACGGATTCGTCAGCATCATCTACAGAATAACAGAACCTTTTGTGGTACTCTTTAACGGAATTTTTGCTGAAAGCGATATGGGAAACGGCGTATTTGAACCCGCGACCATTATTGTCTTAGTCATTCTTTTAATCGTATCGTGGTTGATTCAGTCTCTTTTTGCAAAGAGAACGGTCCGCAGGCAATAA
- a CDS encoding zinc-binding dehydrogenase, with translation MKALVLEGKEKFVYKDVEMPKCPKDGLLLKVDSVGLCGSDVRTYFHGHHHVTYPCILGHENAGTIVEVGSEVEGFEKGEKIIVNPVLPCGKCWYCQKGWQHLCSDRLTYGHQIQGGFADYMVVPGIGLERGQVIKIPDGVSTDDIVIVELLSSVINSQEFADVTLGETVAIFGAGPIGCLHSEIAKLRGAKKIIMIDINENRLELSKKFSGTDFINSKETNLQEEVMKLTEGFGVDVVISATPSVETQAQGIDLLRKRGRLVLFGGVSAENPYTTLDSNKIHYNELSVLGSFAYGPNNFKKAFDIVAGKMINVDGFVTHVLPLKDAVKGIEEIKSGRALKVVLKPGME, from the coding sequence ATGAAAGCTTTGGTTTTGGAAGGCAAGGAGAAGTTTGTATACAAAGACGTGGAAATGCCTAAATGTCCTAAGGATGGGCTGTTATTGAAAGTCGATTCTGTGGGGCTTTGCGGTTCGGATGTGAGAACGTATTTTCACGGCCACCATCACGTGACTTATCCATGTATTCTTGGGCATGAAAATGCAGGAACGATAGTGGAAGTAGGTTCTGAGGTAGAAGGCTTTGAAAAGGGAGAAAAAATTATCGTAAATCCCGTTTTGCCTTGCGGCAAATGCTGGTATTGCCAGAAGGGCTGGCAGCATCTGTGCTCCGACAGATTGACGTACGGGCACCAGATTCAAGGCGGCTTTGCAGATTACATGGTGGTACCCGGAATAGGGCTTGAGCGTGGACAGGTAATCAAGATTCCTGATGGAGTATCAACCGATGATATCGTAATCGTGGAATTATTGTCTTCTGTAATCAACTCCCAAGAGTTTGCAGATGTGACTTTAGGAGAGACAGTTGCCATTTTCGGTGCAGGTCCTATCGGGTGTCTCCATTCTGAGATTGCTAAGCTAAGAGGCGCAAAAAAAATAATAATGATCGATATAAATGAAAACAGGCTGGAGCTTTCAAAAAAGTTCAGCGGAACAGACTTTATAAATTCCAAGGAAACCAACTTGCAGGAAGAGGTTATGAAGCTTACTGAAGGCTTTGGCGTGGACGTGGTCATATCTGCCACACCTTCCGTGGAGACCCAGGCACAGGGCATCGACCTTTTAAGAAAAAGGGGTAGGCTGGTTCTGTTTGGGGGCGTAAGCGCCGAAAACCCATATACCACTCTTGACAGCAACAAGATACACTACAACGAGCTTTCTGTTCTTGGCTCATTTGCATATGGTCCAAACAATTTCAAGAAGGCATTTGATATCGTGGCAGGCAAGATGATAAACGTGGATGGGTTTGTCACCCACGTGCTTCCTCTAAAAGATGCGGTAAAGGGTATTGAAGAGATAAAATCCGGAAGGGCGCTAAAGGTCGTCTTAAAGCCGGGTATGGAATAA
- a CDS encoding permease, whose translation MKNIMIRYRFFFVMVAVTIGLAAINPAAGEKAVDTTIFSFREMLSVLPPIFILLGLLDVWVPRETMIRFMGKGSGAKGILLAIFLGSAAAGPLYGAFPMAAVFMKKGVKFSNVLIFLGAWSTTKIPMFLFELSALGTRFALTRLGASMVGIFVIAHLVDKSVDEKEKSMVYKNASEMN comes from the coding sequence ATGAAAAATATAATGATAAGATATAGATTTTTCTTCGTAATGGTAGCAGTAACGATAGGTCTGGCCGCAATAAACCCTGCGGCAGGAGAAAAGGCTGTGGATACCACGATTTTCAGCTTTAGGGAGATGCTTTCAGTATTGCCTCCTATATTTATACTGCTGGGACTTTTAGATGTTTGGGTTCCTCGTGAGACTATGATAAGGTTTATGGGCAAGGGATCAGGAGCAAAGGGGATACTGCTGGCAATATTTTTAGGATCTGCGGCGGCCGGTCCTCTCTATGGTGCTTTTCCCATGGCGGCGGTTTTTATGAAAAAAGGCGTCAAGTTTTCCAATGTGCTTATTTTTCTCGGGGCTTGGTCAACTACAAAGATACCCATGTTCCTCTTTGAGCTATCGGCCTTGGGAACGAGATTTGCCCTAACGAGACTTGGGGCCAGCATGGTGGGCATATTTGTAATCGCCCATTTGGTTGACAAATCGGTAGATGAAAAAGAAAAATCAATGGTTTACAAAAACGCTTCGGAAATGAATTGA
- a CDS encoding ABC transporter substrate-binding protein — MKKISAVLLVALLSVVLLAGCGSSAETTYEQILEDGEMTFAMTGAYPPFNFIDENGDLAGFDIDIANAIAEKMGVVAVPITTEWDGIIGGLTGNRFDMIIGSMAITEARLEQVNFSDPYYYDGAQFFAPVGSGLSSIDDLEDGRVGVVTGTTFHDALEEMDSVGEILQFSSDVDNFMAVQQGRSDGLVTGIFVGLQAPAEYGVDIEPIGDMLYSEEIAIAIRKDDTDLLNAVNDALAEIIEDGTYAELSNKWFGVNLLEIQN, encoded by the coding sequence ATGAAAAAGATCAGTGCAGTACTGCTTGTAGCTTTGCTGAGCGTTGTTTTGCTTGCAGGGTGTGGAAGCAGCGCAGAAACAACCTATGAACAGATTTTGGAAGATGGCGAAATGACTTTTGCCATGACAGGTGCTTATCCCCCGTTTAACTTTATTGACGAAAATGGGGATCTAGCGGGCTTTGACATCGACATAGCCAATGCTATCGCTGAAAAGATGGGAGTTGTAGCTGTTCCCATAACGACAGAGTGGGATGGCATAATAGGTGGCCTTACAGGAAATAGATTCGACATGATAATCGGAAGTATGGCCATTACCGAGGCTCGCCTGGAGCAGGTAAATTTCTCAGATCCGTATTATTATGACGGAGCTCAGTTTTTTGCACCGGTAGGCTCTGGACTTTCCAGCATTGACGATCTTGAAGATGGCAGAGTCGGAGTAGTAACAGGCACCACTTTCCACGACGCTCTTGAAGAGATGGACAGCGTAGGGGAAATACTTCAGTTCTCAAGTGATGTAGACAACTTCATGGCTGTTCAGCAGGGAAGAAGCGACGGGCTTGTCACAGGTATCTTCGTTGGGCTACAGGCGCCGGCTGAATACGGCGTAGACATTGAGCCAATAGGAGATATGCTTTACTCTGAAGAAATTGCAATAGCTATAAGAAAAGATGATACTGATTTGCTAAACGCGGTAAATGACGCATTGGCTGAGATAATCGAAGATGGAACTTATGCCGAACTAAGCAACAAGTGGTTTGGAGTAAACCTTCTTGAAATCCAAAACTAA
- a CDS encoding helix-turn-helix transcriptional regulator, whose protein sequence is MPEKKNCCCNSKGNKMEKFLEACLLLLLKKQCAHGYGLIEQLEPLGFSPDDMNLSTLYRTLRKMEEKDQVKSSWEAGGGGPKKRVYDITAQGIKDLEEWREIFEFRKKRIEKFLDLYEKQCD, encoded by the coding sequence ATGCCTGAAAAAAAGAACTGCTGTTGCAACAGCAAAGGCAATAAAATGGAAAAATTTCTGGAAGCCTGCCTGCTACTTCTGCTTAAAAAGCAGTGTGCTCATGGTTACGGGCTTATAGAGCAACTTGAGCCTTTAGGGTTTTCTCCAGATGATATGAATTTAAGTACCCTTTATCGAACCCTAAGAAAAATGGAAGAAAAAGATCAAGTCAAATCCAGTTGGGAAGCCGGAGGCGGCGGACCTAAAAAAAGGGTATACGATATAACGGCCCAAGGGATTAAAGACCTTGAAGAATGGCGTGAAATTTTTGAATTTAGGAAAAAACGCATTGAAAAATTTTTGGATCTGTATGAAAAGCAGTGTGACTAA
- the ablA gene encoding lysine 2,3-aminomutase: MQETINITKDRINNEEISKILLDKWYDWKWQLKNSIHKVETVEKILGVTFSDKKKQAIKTTIEKFPMSVTPYYLSLVDTDDPENDPVFKQCFPDIRELSLSNCDMSDPLHEDKDSPVEGITHRYPDRVLFHISNVCAMYCRHCTRKRKVGDVDSIPSKEVILKGIEYLKNTPQVRDVLISGGDPLMLSDDYLDWILSQLSEIPHVEVIRIGSRMPVVLPYRITDELVEVLKKYDNIWLNTHFNHPREITGSSRRALKKLSGAGIPLGNQSVLLRDVNDCPRIMKRLVHKLTANKVRPYYLYQCDLSEGLEHFRTNVGKGIEIMENLRGHTSGFAVPTYVIDAPGGGGKIPVMPSYLISWSTNKVILRNYEGVITTYKMPDDYKHNECDLECENCNLTLKTENDDLEYKTIGISKLLSDYEEEITLTPENLERDTRNSGDAS, translated from the coding sequence ATGCAAGAAACTATTAATATTACGAAAGACAGAATCAACAATGAGGAAATATCAAAAATACTGCTAGACAAATGGTACGACTGGAAGTGGCAGCTTAAAAACAGCATCCACAAGGTCGAAACAGTGGAAAAGATTTTAGGAGTAACTTTTTCAGATAAAAAGAAACAAGCGATTAAGACTACAATAGAAAAATTTCCAATGTCTGTAACTCCCTACTATCTATCACTGGTGGATACAGACGATCCTGAAAACGATCCGGTATTCAAGCAGTGCTTCCCTGATATCAGGGAACTGAGCTTGTCGAACTGCGACATGTCCGATCCACTTCACGAGGACAAGGACAGCCCCGTTGAAGGAATCACGCATCGTTATCCAGACAGGGTCTTATTTCATATAAGCAACGTATGTGCGATGTATTGCAGGCACTGTACCAGAAAAAGAAAGGTTGGAGACGTTGATTCCATACCTTCAAAGGAAGTTATCTTAAAGGGCATCGAATATTTAAAGAACACGCCTCAGGTAAGAGACGTCCTTATATCAGGTGGAGATCCTCTGATGCTATCAGACGATTACCTGGACTGGATACTAAGCCAGCTTTCAGAAATACCACATGTGGAAGTCATTAGAATAGGCTCTAGGATGCCGGTAGTGCTTCCTTATAGAATTACAGACGAGCTGGTGGAAGTACTAAAAAAATACGACAACATCTGGCTGAACACCCATTTTAATCACCCGAGAGAAATAACGGGCTCATCTAGGAGAGCTCTTAAGAAGCTGTCAGGGGCGGGAATCCCTCTGGGAAATCAATCTGTTCTTCTAAGAGACGTAAACGACTGTCCGAGAATCATGAAGAGACTGGTTCACAAACTGACAGCAAATAAGGTTAGACCTTACTACCTGTACCAGTGCGACCTTTCCGAAGGTCTGGAGCACTTTAGGACAAATGTAGGAAAAGGCATAGAAATCATGGAGAACCTACGGGGACATACAAGCGGATTTGCCGTGCCTACATACGTTATCGATGCTCCCGGTGGTGGAGGAAAGATTCCTGTTATGCCGTCGTATCTGATATCCTGGTCTACAAATAAGGTCATCCTTAGAAACTACGAGGGTGTAATAACCACCTACAAGATGCCTGATGACTACAAGCACAATGAGTGCGATCTTGAGTGTGAAAACTGCAACCTTACGCTTAAAACCGAGAATGACGATTTAGAATATAAAACAATCGGCATCTCAAAGCTTCTAAGCGACTACGAGGAAGAAATAACATTAACGCCGGAAAACCTTGAAAGGGATACCCGAAATAGTGGAGATGCATCTTAA